In Hymenobacter gelipurpurascens, one DNA window encodes the following:
- a CDS encoding ATP-dependent Clp protease adaptor ClpS, with amino-acid sequence MNSKPQIEYDEDVLLLEETTDVRDLIVYNDDINTFDHVIKTLIDVCGHEPEQAEQCTLLIHYKGQCTVKHGAYDELTGMCTAIHDRGISADIL; translated from the coding sequence ATGAACAGCAAACCGCAAATCGAGTACGACGAGGACGTTCTGCTCCTGGAAGAAACCACCGACGTGCGCGACCTTATCGTGTACAACGATGATATCAATACCTTCGACCACGTCATCAAAACCCTCATTGATGTGTGTGGCCACGAGCCCGAGCAGGCCGAGCAGTGCACGCTGCTCATTCATTACAAAGGACAGTGCACAGTAAAGCATGGTGCCTACGATGAGCTGACGGGTATGTGCACCGCCATCCACGACCGGGGAATTTCGGCTGATATTCTTTAG